Genomic segment of Desulfobacteraceae bacterium:
GGAAGGGCTCAAGGTCAAACTGCCGTAAAGACCCGTTTTTCCCCGGCGCAGCGCCGCCAGCGGGCATCCCAAGGACCGCTTGCCGTGAACATCACCCGCTTTGCGATCGAAAAAAACCGGATCACCACCGTTTCCCTGCTGATCGTCCTCCTCGGCGGGATCATGGCCTACCAGCGCTCGCCACGGGATTACGATCCGGGCTTCATCATCCGCGCGGCCCAGGTGGTGACCTATTTTCCCGGCGCCAGCCCCGAGCGGGTGGAGCTGCTGGTCACCGACAAGCTGGAAAAGGCCATCCAGGAAATCCCGGAACTGGATTACATCAAAAGCCAGTCCAAAACCGGCCTTTCCATCATTCGCGTGGAGATCCGGGAGCGCTACACGGCCATGCGCCCCATCTGGGACAACCTGCGGCGCAAGGTCGCCGCGGCCACCCCGGGGCTGCCCGAAGGGATCGTCGGCCCGTTTGTCAACGATGAATTCGGAGACGTCTTCGGCATCGTCCTCGGTCTGACCGGCGAGGGTTTCTCCTACCCGGAGCTCAAGGAGGTCGCCGACCAGATTCGGGACGAGCTGCTGCGCATCGAGGATGTCGCCAAGGTGGAAATTTACGGCGCCCAGGAAGAGCGCATCTTCGTGGAGTTCAACAACGCCCGCCTGTCCCGGCTGGGGCTCTCGCCCCACCAGCTGATGGGCATCCTGGAAGGCCGCAACATCATCATCCCCGGCGGCGACCTGGTGGTCGGACCCGAGCGGATCGTGCTGGAGCCTTCGGGCAATTTCGAATCGTTGGAGGACCTGCGCCGGACGGTCATCAGCATTCCCGGACAGCGGGAACTGCTGTTCCTGGAGGACATCGTCGACATCCGGCGCGGCACCGTCGACCCGCCCCGAACCCTGATGCACACCAGCGGCGCGCCCTCCCTGGGGCTGGCGGTCTCCATGCGCGCCGGCGGCAACCTGATCGAATTGGGCAGGGCCGTCAGGGCCACCCTGGAGCGTCTGGAGGGACGCTACCCGCTGGGCATCGAAATCGAAACCCTCAGCTTTCAGCCCGAGGAGGTGGACCGCAAGATTCTCAGCTTTCGGGACAACCTGCTGCAGTCCATGGGGGTGGTGGTCGCCGTGATGGTGGTCACCCTGGGCCTGCGCACGGGGCTGCTGGTGGCCTCCCTGATCCCCATGACGATCCTGATGGCCTTGGGCCTCATGTACCTGCTGGGGATCGGGCTGGACCAAGTGTCGCTGGCGGCCCTGATCATCTCTCTCGGCATGCTGGTGGACAACGCCATCGTGATGACCGAATCGATCATGGTCCAGATGGCCGAGGGCAAGGCGCGCGTGGCCGCAGCGGTGGATTCGGCCCGCGAGCTGATCGTGCCCCTCCTGACCTCCTCGCTGACCACGGCCGCGGCCTTTCTGCCGATTTTTCTGGCCAAATCCAGCACCGGCGAATACACCGCCCCGCTTTTCAAGGTGGTCTCCCTGACCCTGCTCTCCTCGTGGCTGCTGGCGCTGACCATGATCCCCATGCTGTGTGTCCGCTTCCTCCGGGTCGCGCCGCGCACGGAGCGCTTGGACTCCCGGGCCTACCGGTTCTACCGCTTCTTTCTGGTCACCGGCCTCAAGCACCGCGGCCTGACCCTGACGCTGGTGGCGCTGATGTTCGCCGCCGCGGTCTATGGCGCCCGTTTCCTGCCGGTGATCTTTTTCCCCCCCTCCGAGCGGGCCTATTTCAAGGCCGAACTGACCCTGCCGGCGGGCAGCGCCATCGAGACCACCGAAAGCGTGTTGAACGCGGTCGAGGCCTTCATCCGCGCCCGGCTGATGCCCCCTTCGGGGCGCGGCCAGGGGGTCGTCAGCTGGGCGAGTCACATCGCCTCCGACGGACCGCGCTTCGTGCTCCAGCACCAGCCCAACCCCGGCACCCCCGAACACGCCCTGATGGTGATCACCACCCCCGGCCCGGCTGCCATCGGCCCGGTGATGGATGCCCTGGACGCCTACGTTTCGCAGAATTTCCCCGATGCCGAGCTGAAAATGGACCGCATCGAAAACGGCCCACCCATCCGCCACCCGGTGGAATTCCGGATATCGGGCAAGGACCCGCATGTGCTCTTCGAAATCGCCGACGGGGTCAAGCAGCGCCTGCGCCGCCTGGACGGCGCCCGCAACATCAAGGACGACTGGGGGCAGCGCAGCAAGAAGCTCGTGGTTCAGGTCAACCAGCCGCGGGCCCGGCGCGCCGGGGTGACCAGCCGGGACATCGCACTGTCGCTTCAGACCGATTTGAGCGGATTCGAATTGAGCGCCTACCGTGAGGAAGACCAGGTGATCCCCATCGTTCTGCGCTCGGTGGCCGCCGAGCGCCAGGACATCGGCAAGCTGGAGAGCCTCAACGTCTACGCCCAGGCAACCGGCCGCTCGGTGCCCCTCAAGCAGGTGGCGGAAATCAGCCTCGCCTGGCAGTACGCCGAGATCGTGCGCCGCGACCGGCTGAAAACCGTG
This window contains:
- a CDS encoding efflux RND transporter permease subunit, translating into MNITRFAIEKNRITTVSLLIVLLGGIMAYQRSPRDYDPGFIIRAAQVVTYFPGASPERVELLVTDKLEKAIQEIPELDYIKSQSKTGLSIIRVEIRERYTAMRPIWDNLRRKVAAATPGLPEGIVGPFVNDEFGDVFGIVLGLTGEGFSYPELKEVADQIRDELLRIEDVAKVEIYGAQEERIFVEFNNARLSRLGLSPHQLMGILEGRNIIIPGGDLVVGPERIVLEPSGNFESLEDLRRTVISIPGQRELLFLEDIVDIRRGTVDPPRTLMHTSGAPSLGLAVSMRAGGNLIELGRAVRATLERLEGRYPLGIEIETLSFQPEEVDRKILSFRDNLLQSMGVVVAVMVVTLGLRTGLLVASLIPMTILMALGLMYLLGIGLDQVSLAALIISLGMLVDNAIVMTESIMVQMAEGKARVAAAVDSARELIVPLLTSSLTTAAAFLPIFLAKSSTGEYTAPLFKVVSLTLLSSWLLALTMIPMLCVRFLRVAPRTERLDSRAYRFYRFFLVTGLKHRGLTLTLVALMFAAAVYGARFLPVIFFPPSERAYFKAELTLPAGSAIETTESVLNAVEAFIRARLMPPSGRGQGVVSWASHIASDGPRFVLQHQPNPGTPEHALMVITTPGPAAIGPVMDALDAYVSQNFPDAELKMDRIENGPPIRHPVEFRISGKDPHVLFEIADGVKQRLRRLDGARNIKDDWGQRSKKLVVQVNQPRARRAGVTSRDIALSLQTDLSGFELSAYREEDQVIPIVLRSVAAERQDIGKLESLNVYAQATGRSVPLKQVAEISLAWQYAEIVRRDRLKTVTVSADLLPGVTASEITRQIVPWLEAQAPTWPVGYRFELGGEAETSEKANASIRDQVPAAVFIILLLLVAQFNSLRRTLIIMVTIPLGFIGVIIGLFAARLYFGFMTLLGIISLAGIVVNNAIVLLERIRLEEEVNRLTPQQAVVAAGQRRLRPIILTSATTVFGLLPLYLWGGAMWAPLTVAIMSGLIFATFLSLVVVPVLYALLFRVGFKDYRGA